One Methanobrevibacter arboriphilus JCM 13429 = DSM 1125 DNA segment encodes these proteins:
- the dapF gene encoding diaminopimelate epimerase, with translation MNLSGLKFSKMHGLGNDYVVINEFNEEVIPENEKSRFSIDVCKRGFSIGADGVIFICPATDNGEIKFRIFNADGSEAEMCGNGIRCFSKYVYDNDIIKKDKINVETLGGLKKVEITVDEKNKSLSKFFKVNMGLSTFKTSEIPMVASVDEFLDEVLIVNDEEIAMTTVSVGNPHAVIFTENTNFSDLSSVNLDIYGPAIENHEAFPHRINVHFVEIISKDEIKVITWERGAGFTYACGTGATSCVLSGFKLGILDKNVLVHLPGGNLEIEVYKKDDKLGAFMKGEAELVFNGEMV, from the coding sequence ATGAATTTATCAGGATTAAAGTTTTCTAAAATGCATGGTCTTGGAAATGATTATGTTGTTATAAATGAATTTAATGAAGAAGTAATCCCAGAAAATGAAAAATCTCGCTTTTCAATTGATGTATGTAAAAGAGGCTTTTCTATTGGTGCTGATGGAGTAATCTTTATTTGTCCAGCTACTGATAATGGTGAAATAAAATTCAGGATTTTCAATGCAGATGGTAGTGAAGCTGAAATGTGTGGCAATGGTATCAGATGCTTTTCTAAATATGTTTATGATAATGATATTATTAAAAAAGATAAAATCAATGTTGAAACTTTAGGTGGATTAAAAAAAGTCGAAATTACTGTTGATGAGAAAAATAAAAGTTTATCTAAATTTTTTAAAGTTAACATGGGGTTATCAACTTTTAAAACTTCAGAAATTCCAATGGTAGCTAGTGTGGATGAGTTTTTAGATGAAGTATTAATTGTCAATGATGAAGAGATAGCTATGACCACTGTTAGTGTTGGCAATCCTCATGCAGTAATATTCACAGAAAATACTAATTTTTCTGATTTGAGTAGTGTGAATTTGGATATTTATGGTCCAGCTATTGAAAACCATGAAGCTTTTCCTCATAGGATAAATGTCCATTTTGTTGAAATAATATCTAAAGATGAAATTAAAGTTATTACTTGGGAAAGAGGAGCAGGATTTACCTATGCTTGTGGTACTGGAGCTACTTCCTGTGTTTTATCTGGTTTTAAACTTGGAATTTTAGATAAGAATGTTTTGGTTCATCTTCCTGGTGGAAACTTGGAAATTGAAGTTTATAAAAAAGATGATAAATTAGGAGCATTTATGAAAGGAGAAGCAGAATTAGTCTTTAATGGTGAAATGGTTTAA
- a CDS encoding RNA polymerase Rpb4 family protein encodes MIGKKALENEPIPAAKVKEILEEFQEKYELSYEQNLTLDHVTKFNKLSLEDTEELIGKLEEIVKKKHAVRIADLMPKDLSDLRLLFAKERLPISKEELEKILSIVDEYRDDE; translated from the coding sequence ATGATAGGGAAGAAAGCATTAGAAAATGAGCCAATTCCTGCAGCTAAAGTAAAAGAGATACTTGAAGAATTTCAAGAAAAATATGAATTAAGTTATGAACAGAATTTAACTTTAGATCATGTTACAAAGTTTAATAAGCTTTCTTTAGAAGATACGGAAGAATTAATAGGAAAATTAGAAGAAATAGTTAAAAAAAAGCATGCAGTACGTATTGCTGACTTAATGCCTAAAGATTTGTCTGATTTAAGACTTTTATTTGCTAAAGAAAGATTGCCTATATCAAAAGAAGAATTAGAAAAAATTCTTTCTATTGTTGATGAATATAGGGATGATGAATAG
- a CDS encoding NUDIX hydrolase produces the protein MKKPYGLVMRGLLKKDGKILLLKRHPNSKTNPSRWELPGGKVEPGEDFDKALIREFNEETNLSIELNDLIGAVQEDFPHKKTIAVVMNVDITSEIPEVKISNEHVDFKWADIEEIKDLEISGWFKTLMKEKNYSL, from the coding sequence ATGAAAAAACCCTATGGACTAGTAATGAGAGGATTATTAAAAAAAGATGGAAAAATTCTACTATTAAAAAGACATCCGAACTCTAAAACAAATCCTAGTCGGTGGGAACTTCCTGGAGGGAAAGTTGAACCAGGAGAAGACTTTGACAAAGCACTCATCCGTGAATTTAATGAAGAAACAAACTTGTCTATTGAGTTAAACGATTTAATAGGAGCAGTTCAAGAAGATTTTCCTCATAAAAAGACTATAGCTGTTGTTATGAATGTTGATATTACTTCTGAAATTCCAGAAGTGAAAATAAGTAATGAACATGTTGATTTTAAATGGGCTGATATTGAAGAAATTAAAGACTTGGAAATATCTGGATGGTTCAAAACTTTAATGAAAGAAAAAAACTACTCTTTATAA
- a CDS encoding tRNA pseudouridine(54/55) synthase Pus10 has protein sequence MDQYNLKKAKELIKLNNENICNCCLGRKFSNLKELENISGNRNRGKLINEKLSEKGYNYKKSSSCEICNDILFKVHENIANENILKKIIEKIDYLNLEFETFLIGSKIPNKILEKDEEINSILDLDVENIKKEINRKIGKLIEAKLNKTVDFENPDIVIMVDLRKILDKDKEENTEDLSKIKIRIQINPIFIEGKYKKLIRGIPQTKWPCRKCKGKGCDECDGTGKMYNESVEELISDIVLKETNGYEAKFHGAGREDIDVRMLGEGRPFVLEIKEPKFRKLDLDSIAKKVNEYSGGKTEYNNLKFTERSRKAEIKVSSPDTFKVYRALVECEAKISEEDLSKIKKLENSIIKQRTPQRVSHRRADKIREREVKELSTNLINSNTFEMIVKTQGGLYIKELISSDDSRTSPSISEILNTKSICKELDVIEVG, from the coding sequence ATGGATCAATACAATCTTAAAAAAGCTAAAGAGCTAATAAAACTAAATAATGAGAATATTTGTAACTGTTGTCTTGGAAGAAAGTTCTCTAATTTAAAAGAATTAGAAAATATTTCTGGAAATAGAAATAGGGGCAAATTAATTAATGAAAAACTATCTGAAAAGGGTTATAATTATAAAAAATCTTCTTCATGTGAAATATGTAATGATATTCTTTTTAAAGTTCATGAAAACATTGCCAATGAAAATATATTGAAAAAAATCATTGAAAAAATTGATTATCTAAATTTAGAATTTGAAACATTTTTAATTGGATCAAAAATACCTAATAAAATCTTAGAAAAGGATGAAGAAATAAATAGTATCTTAGATTTAGATGTAGAAAATATTAAAAAAGAAATCAACAGAAAAATAGGGAAATTAATAGAAGCTAAATTAAATAAAACTGTTGATTTTGAAAATCCAGATATAGTAATTATGGTAGATTTGAGAAAAATTCTTGATAAAGACAAAGAAGAGAATACAGAAGATTTATCAAAAATTAAGATTAGAATTCAAATAAATCCAATATTTATAGAAGGAAAATATAAAAAATTAATTCGTGGCATTCCTCAAACTAAGTGGCCTTGTAGGAAATGTAAAGGAAAAGGTTGTGATGAATGTGATGGAACTGGTAAGATGTATAATGAATCTGTAGAAGAATTAATCTCAGATATAGTACTAAAAGAAACAAATGGATATGAAGCTAAATTCCATGGAGCTGGAAGAGAAGATATTGATGTTAGAATGTTGGGAGAAGGACGTCCATTTGTACTAGAAATAAAAGAACCGAAATTCAGAAAATTAGATTTGGACAGTATAGCAAAGAAGGTTAATGAATATTCAGGGGGAAAAACTGAATATAATAATCTTAAATTTACTGAAAGAAGTAGAAAGGCAGAAATAAAAGTTTCATCACCAGATACATTTAAAGTTTATCGTGCTTTAGTAGAATGTGAAGCAAAAATCTCAGAAGAAGATTTATCTAAAATTAAAAAGCTCGAAAATTCAATCATTAAACAAAGAACTCCTCAAAGAGTATCTCATAGAAGAGCTGATAAAATTCGTGAAAGAGAAGTGAAAGAACTTTCAACTAATTTAATAAATTCTAACACATTTGAAATGATAGTTAAAACACAAGGTGGGTTATATATCAAAGAACTTATTTCAAGTGATGATTCAAGGACAAGTCCAAGTATTAGTGAAATATTAAATACAAAATCAATCTGTAAAGAATTAGATGTTATTGAAGTAGGATGA
- a CDS encoding acetylornithine transaminase, with the protein MNNKEIIDLDSKYIMQTYGRQPIALNHGNRATLWDADGNEYLDFFAGIAVNVLGQSHPKVIEAIQKQAEKLIHVSNVYYTEEQVKLAKKLAEITIFDRVFFTNSGAEANEGAIKLARKFTGKGEIIATNNSFHGRTLVTVTATGQDKYKEPFKPLPSGFTHVPFGDSNAIANAITDDTAAVLIEAIQGEGGIVVPPEKYLKEVEAICREKEVLLILDEVQTGFGRTGKMFAYELFGIKPDIMTIAKALGNGYPIGGLLARGKVAEGFDYGDHGSTFGGNPLGCAVALTVIETIKDENLLENSKNLGNYLKNEFINLNEKYDCITDVRGFGLFLAIELDRDSSEITNKMRERGFLINSTAGNVLRFAPPLIITKEEIDKMILDLDQVFSEI; encoded by the coding sequence ATGAATAACAAAGAAATCATCGATTTAGACTCTAAATATATTATGCAAACTTATGGGCGCCAACCAATAGCTTTGAATCATGGTAATAGAGCTACTCTTTGGGATGCAGATGGAAATGAATATTTGGACTTCTTTGCAGGAATAGCTGTAAATGTATTAGGCCAGTCTCACCCAAAAGTAATTGAAGCTATTCAAAAACAAGCAGAAAAATTGATTCATGTTTCTAATGTTTATTATACTGAAGAACAAGTAAAACTTGCGAAGAAATTAGCTGAAATAACTATTTTTGATCGTGTTTTCTTTACAAATAGTGGTGCTGAAGCTAATGAGGGAGCTATAAAACTAGCTAGAAAATTTACTGGAAAAGGCGAGATAATTGCCACCAATAATTCTTTTCATGGAAGAACTCTTGTAACTGTTACAGCTACTGGTCAAGATAAATATAAAGAACCTTTTAAACCATTGCCTTCTGGATTTACTCATGTACCTTTTGGTGATAGTAATGCAATAGCTAATGCTATTACTGATGATACTGCTGCTGTTCTTATTGAAGCTATTCAGGGAGAAGGTGGTATTGTAGTTCCTCCAGAAAAATATTTAAAAGAAGTTGAAGCTATATGTCGTGAAAAAGAGGTTCTTCTTATTCTTGATGAAGTTCAAACAGGTTTTGGACGTACTGGGAAGATGTTTGCTTATGAATTATTTGGAATTAAGCCAGATATTATGACTATAGCTAAAGCTCTTGGTAATGGATATCCAATTGGTGGACTTTTAGCTAGAGGTAAAGTTGCTGAAGGTTTTGATTATGGTGATCATGGATCTACTTTTGGTGGAAATCCTCTTGGATGTGCTGTGGCTTTGACTGTTATTGAAACAATTAAAGATGAAAATCTTCTTGAAAATTCTAAAAATCTTGGAAACTATCTTAAAAATGAATTTATTAATTTAAATGAAAAATATGATTGTATAACTGATGTTCGTGGCTTTGGTCTTTTTTTAGCTATTGAATTAGATAGAGATTCTTCTGAAATAACAAATAAAATGAGAGAAAGAGGATTTTTAATTAATTCAACTGCTGGCAACGTTTTAAGGTTTGCCCCACCTCTTATAATAACAAAAGAAGAAATTGATAAAATGATTTTAGATTTAGATCAGGTATTTTCTGAGATTTAG
- the lysA gene encoding diaminopimelate decarboxylase: MDLNLKINDKGHVDIGGADATKLAEEYGTPLYVIDEDRIRDNYKRVFNAFTKYYPDFKILYACKANTNLSVMRILEEEGSCIDAVSPGEVFTSLKTGFSPDRILFTGNNVTNDELRYIDETGVRINLDSVSQLKRLAEIVDPEGYKISFRVNPMVGAGHHEHCITGGEMSKFGIKESEAVEVYKLAKSMGFEPVGMHTHIGSGILDPEPFKLATTVLMDIAGKVSQEANIGFEFLDLGGGLGIPYEPEENLLDIDPFAEEITGIFKSKLSEYGMDGANKPSMYIEPGRYLVGDASVLLTRVNTVKNSYRKFIGVDSGFNTLLRPAMYGSYHHIVVANKANKTDEISENETKLEKVDVAGNVCESGDLFARDRPLPIIEEGDLLSIMNAGAYSFSMASQYNSRPRPAEILVKDGKSEIIRERETYDDLFKNQIIPKRLEN, encoded by the coding sequence ATGGATTTAAATCTTAAAATTAATGATAAAGGTCATGTTGATATTGGTGGAGCAGATGCTACTAAACTTGCAGAGGAATATGGAACTCCTTTGTATGTTATTGATGAAGATAGAATAAGAGATAATTATAAAAGAGTTTTTAATGCTTTTACTAAATATTATCCTGATTTTAAAATACTTTATGCTTGTAAAGCTAATACTAATCTTTCTGTAATGAGAATACTCGAAGAAGAAGGTAGCTGTATTGATGCAGTTTCTCCAGGTGAGGTTTTTACCTCTTTAAAAACTGGTTTTTCTCCTGATAGGATTCTTTTCACAGGGAATAATGTTACTAACGATGAATTAAGATATATTGATGAAACTGGGGTTAGGATAAATTTAGATTCTGTTTCTCAGTTAAAAAGATTAGCTGAGATTGTTGATCCTGAAGGATATAAGATTTCTTTCAGAGTAAATCCTATGGTTGGTGCAGGACATCATGAACACTGTATCACTGGTGGAGAAATGAGTAAATTTGGCATTAAAGAAAGTGAAGCAGTAGAAGTTTATAAGTTAGCTAAAAGCATGGGTTTTGAACCTGTTGGAATGCATACTCATATTGGTTCAGGTATTTTAGATCCAGAACCTTTCAAGTTAGCTACAACTGTCTTAATGGACATTGCTGGGAAAGTTTCTCAAGAAGCAAATATTGGTTTTGAATTTTTAGATCTTGGTGGTGGTCTTGGAATACCTTATGAACCAGAAGAAAATTTACTTGACATTGATCCATTTGCAGAGGAAATAACTGGGATATTTAAATCAAAATTATCTGAATATGGGATGGATGGAGCAAACAAACCTTCTATGTATATAGAACCTGGAAGATATCTTGTTGGTGATGCATCAGTTCTTTTAACTAGAGTTAACACTGTTAAAAATAGTTATCGTAAATTTATTGGCGTCGATTCTGGATTTAACACTCTTCTTCGCCCAGCTATGTATGGGTCATATCATCATATTGTTGTAGCTAATAAAGCTAATAAAACAGACGAAATTTCTGAAAATGAAACAAAGCTTGAAAAAGTTGATGTTGCTGGTAATGTATGTGAGTCTGGAGATTTGTTTGCAAGAGATAGACCTCTTCCGATAATCGAAGAAGGTGATCTTTTGTCTATAATGAATGCAGGAGCATATTCATTTTCAATGGCTTCTCAATACAATTCAAGACCAAGACCAGCTGAAATTCTTGTGAAAGATGGAAAGTCTGAAATAATAAGGGAAAGAGAAACTTACGATGATCTTTTCAAAAACCAAATTATTCCTAAAAGGTTAGAAAATTAG
- a CDS encoding HemK2/MTQ2 family protein methyltransferase — translation MGEFNIELENMVYEPSDDSFLLIDNLNINPGEKVLEIGTGSGIVAMYASKVADEVVATDINFNAIEIAEKNFLLNNIDNINILFGDLFEPLKSEGFNEKFDVILFNTPYLPTENDEVLEDDLNYAFDGGLDGRKIIDPFLNQVKNHLNKNGRVQLIQSSLSNIEQTLLKLEELGFLVEITASEKFFFEEIVLITGFLD, via the coding sequence ATTGGAGAGTTTAATATTGAATTAGAAAACATGGTTTATGAACCATCAGATGATAGCTTTCTTTTAATTGATAATTTGAATATAAATCCTGGCGAAAAAGTTCTTGAAATAGGAACGGGGTCTGGAATAGTTGCAATGTATGCTTCAAAAGTTGCTGATGAAGTTGTAGCTACTGATATTAATTTTAATGCTATTGAAATTGCTGAAAAAAATTTTTTGTTGAATAATATTGATAATATAAATATTCTTTTTGGAGATCTATTTGAACCTCTTAAGTCTGAGGGTTTTAATGAAAAATTTGATGTTATTTTATTCAATACTCCATATCTACCAACTGAAAATGATGAAGTTTTAGAAGATGATTTAAATTATGCATTTGATGGTGGCTTAGATGGAAGAAAAATAATCGATCCTTTTTTAAATCAAGTGAAAAATCATCTTAATAAGAATGGAAGGGTACAGCTTATTCAGTCTTCACTTTCTAATATAGAACAAACATTATTAAAACTAGAAGAATTAGGATTTTTAGTTGAGATTACTGCTAGTGAAAAATTTTTCTTTGAAGAAATTGTATTAATAACTGGATTTTTAGATTAA
- a CDS encoding 50S ribosomal protein L21e: protein MQRSRGFRSRSRNKMTKVSRPGRSNPITRKIQKFNNNDLVHIIIDPSIHRGQPHTRFHGKTAKVIGYRGNAYILALNDGNKAKELIVRPEHLKPQE from the coding sequence ATGCAAAGATCAAGAGGATTTAGAAGTAGATCAAGAAATAAAATGACTAAGGTTTCAAGACCTGGAAGATCTAACCCTATAACTAGAAAAATTCAGAAATTTAATAATAATGATTTGGTACATATTATTATTGATCCTAGTATCCATAGAGGTCAACCACACACAAGATTCCATGGTAAGACAGCTAAAGTAATTGGATATAGAGGAAATGCTTATATTTTAGCATTGAATGATGGTAACAAAGCTAAAGAATTGATTGTTAGACCAGAACACTTAAAACCACAAGAGTGA
- a CDS encoding MFS transporter — protein MSSTESIKNEGLPSSAWLLFIAIIAALMGMGLIGPVLPTLSTQLGASPSEVTLLYSSYNIVMAIGALITGAISTRLGLKKALLIGIIIIGVFAAIAGFATNIWTIIGLRGIWALGSSLFFATGLAAMVTVAGVSKTKSIVLFEAAVGIGVAAGPLIGGILGQFSWRYPFIGIGVMMVIVFLLLFTKLPNVKEDLGTKSNTSLKEPFRAMKNRSIAVLGIANSLYNFGFFTLLAYSPLILGLNPFNIGLIFLGWGILLGISSYFIAPRLEKTFGTIKSLYAMLILFTILLLVMGIFTSDLLIISGCIIISGLLFGNSNSLFTNAVMTTSPVEASTTSAAFSFLRMIGGAIAPFLAGILAELYAPNIPFIVGSCFVISSIIVIVLNRNYISPKSKIESKKPKQTLSNQTISKQTLSNQTLKVKDFMISDVISIPPNAEIKDLLKLFSKHHIGGVPVVNNQNKLIEMVSDGDIIRYLAPKEYSAHDFIYSILIEEGESEQEVLNDKITDSIDNLIPKRKLYYLDEDDTLEKAIQILSQNEFKKLPVLDSNKHVIGIISRGDINNILMKMLAHR, from the coding sequence TTGTCATCAACTGAATCAATTAAAAATGAAGGATTACCTTCATCCGCATGGTTGTTATTTATTGCAATTATCGCTGCATTAATGGGTATGGGTCTTATAGGGCCTGTTTTACCAACACTCTCGACTCAATTGGGAGCAAGTCCAAGTGAAGTTACTTTATTATATAGTAGTTATAATATTGTAATGGCAATAGGTGCACTGATTACAGGGGCCATATCTACAAGACTAGGTCTTAAAAAAGCATTACTCATTGGAATTATTATAATTGGTGTTTTTGCAGCTATTGCAGGATTTGCAACTAATATTTGGACTATTATTGGGCTACGTGGTATATGGGCATTAGGAAGCTCTCTTTTCTTTGCTACGGGGCTTGCTGCTATGGTAACTGTTGCAGGAGTTTCAAAAACAAAGTCAATTGTTTTGTTTGAAGCTGCTGTTGGAATAGGCGTTGCAGCAGGGCCATTAATCGGGGGAATTCTTGGACAATTTTCATGGAGATATCCATTTATTGGAATTGGGGTGATGATGGTTATTGTTTTTTTATTATTATTCACTAAATTACCTAATGTAAAAGAAGATCTCGGTACAAAATCAAACACTTCTTTAAAAGAACCTTTTCGTGCAATGAAAAATCGATCTATTGCAGTTTTGGGAATTGCTAATTCTCTTTATAATTTTGGTTTTTTTACATTATTAGCTTATAGTCCATTGATACTAGGATTAAATCCCTTTAATATAGGACTTATATTTTTAGGATGGGGTATTCTACTTGGTATTTCTTCTTATTTCATAGCGCCTAGACTTGAAAAGACTTTTGGAACAATTAAATCATTATATGCCATGTTAATTTTATTTACAATTCTTCTTTTAGTCATGGGTATATTTACATCTGATTTACTTATTATATCTGGATGTATAATTATTTCTGGTTTATTGTTTGGAAATAGTAATTCTTTATTCACTAATGCTGTAATGACAACATCACCTGTTGAAGCATCAACAACATCTGCTGCTTTTAGTTTTTTACGTATGATAGGTGGAGCTATTGCTCCTTTTTTAGCTGGGATTTTAGCTGAATTATATGCCCCTAACATACCTTTTATTGTTGGAAGTTGTTTTGTTATAAGTTCTATTATAGTTATAGTACTAAATAGGAACTACATCTCTCCAAAATCTAAAATTGAAAGTAAAAAACCAAAGCAAACTCTATCAAATCAAACTATTTCAAAACAAACTTTATCAAATCAAACTCTTAAAGTAAAAGATTTCATGATTTCAGATGTTATTTCTATACCTCCTAATGCTGAAATTAAAGATTTACTAAAATTATTTTCTAAACATCATATCGGAGGAGTTCCAGTTGTCAATAATCAAAATAAACTAATTGAAATGGTTAGTGATGGGGATATAATAAGATATCTCGCTCCAAAAGAATATTCTGCACATGATTTTATATATAGTATATTAATTGAAGAAGGAGAATCAGAACAAGAAGTTTTAAATGATAAAATAACTGATAGTATTGATAATTTGATACCTAAAAGAAAATTATATTATTTAGATGAGGATGATACTTTAGAAAAAGCTATTCAGATTTTATCTCAGAATGAGTTTAAAAAACTCCCAGTATTAGATTCAAATAAGCATGTTATTGGTATTATTAGTAGAGGGGATATAAATAACATTTTAATGAAGATGTTAGCACATAGATAA
- a CDS encoding DUF655 domain-containing protein — MEDNAVILDYLPLGYVKENMSTFKKKPVAQAIGTENFTLLELIPKDNVDLEIHEDVYIGAGKRDKISRVKGKLDFENLTATSRIEIDYVINEIIMNHEDKYIKWINEAGPLSTRLNKLELLPGIGKKHMWAIIEAREEEPFKSFNDLKERVPLLKDPIDSIAKRVKMELDTTQPKRGKNKYRVFTHSPRRHDSKNRKRQGKSKHRRRD; from the coding sequence ATGGAAGATAATGCAGTAATATTAGACTATTTACCTTTAGGTTATGTAAAGGAAAATATGTCTACCTTTAAAAAAAAGCCTGTTGCTCAGGCTATCGGAACCGAAAACTTTACTTTATTAGAGTTAATCCCAAAAGACAATGTTGACTTAGAGATTCATGAAGATGTATACATCGGCGCAGGAAAAAGAGATAAAATAAGTCGTGTTAAAGGAAAACTTGACTTCGAGAATTTGACTGCAACAAGTAGGATTGAAATTGATTATGTTATTAATGAAATAATAATGAACCATGAAGATAAGTATATTAAATGGATTAATGAAGCCGGACCTTTAAGCACACGTTTGAATAAATTAGAACTATTGCCTGGTATAGGTAAAAAGCATATGTGGGCTATTATCGAAGCAAGAGAAGAAGAACCTTTTAAAAGCTTTAATGATTTAAAAGAGAGAGTTCCCTTACTTAAAGATCCTATTGATAGTATTGCTAAAAGAGTGAAAATGGAACTTGACACTACTCAACCAAAAAGAGGTAAAAATAAGTATCGTGTTTTTACTCATTCTCCAAGAAGGCATGACTCAAAAAATAGAAAAAGACAAGGTAAAAGTAAACATAGGAGAAGAGATTAA
- a CDS encoding peptidylprolyl isomerase has protein sequence MKKAIIETEKGNIELELFEKDAPNTVANFEKLAKEGFYDGLTFHRVIDDFVIQGGCPKGNGTGGPGYTIKCEINDNKHGTGALSMAHAGKDTGGSQFFITHSPQPHLDGVHTVFGKVISGMDVVNSVKQGDKMLKVTIQG, from the coding sequence ATGAAAAAAGCTATTATTGAAACTGAAAAAGGTAACATAGAGTTAGAATTATTTGAAAAAGATGCCCCTAATACTGTTGCTAACTTTGAAAAATTAGCTAAAGAAGGATTTTACGACGGTTTAACATTCCATAGAGTTATTGATGATTTTGTAATTCAAGGCGGATGTCCAAAAGGAAATGGGACTGGTGGTCCAGGATATACAATCAAATGTGAAATAAATGATAATAAGCATGGAACTGGTGCTTTATCCATGGCACATGCAGGTAAAGATACTGGAGGAAGCCAGTTTTTTATAACTCACTCACCTCAACCTCATCTTGATGGTGTTCATACTGTTTTTGGAAAAGTTATCTCTGGAATGGATGTTGTTAATTCAGTAAAACAAGGAGATAAAATGTTAAAGGTGACTATTCAAGGTTAA
- a CDS encoding MarR family winged helix-turn-helix transcriptional regulator gives MEYVFDKSDLLFEFIKINHKLRRILQNKFKYYDITFEQWYMLYFIYQNEGCNQKMLSKASNRDTGAITRSLNILADKGLIERKISFQDKREFLIYLTDKSLNLYKDTSKLMLENSQEIKNIFTKDELEKLFYLLEKLDSNL, from the coding sequence ATGGAATATGTTTTTGATAAAAGTGATTTATTATTTGAATTTATAAAAATAAACCATAAATTAAGAAGAATACTTCAAAATAAATTTAAATATTATGATATTACATTTGAACAGTGGTATATGTTATATTTTATATATCAAAATGAAGGATGTAATCAAAAAATGCTTTCAAAAGCTTCAAATAGAGATACTGGAGCTATCACAAGAAGTTTGAATATTCTTGCCGATAAAGGACTTATTGAAAGAAAAATTTCCTTTCAAGATAAAAGAGAGTTTTTAATATATTTAACTGATAAAAGTTTGAATTTGTATAAAGATACATCTAAGTTAATGCTAGAAAATTCTCAAGAGATTAAAAATATTTTTACTAAAGATGAACTTGAAAAACTATTTTATTTATTGGAAAAATTAGATTCGAATTTATAG
- the rsmA gene encoding 16S rRNA (adenine(1518)-N(6)/adenine(1519)-N(6))-dimethyltransferase RsmA has product MKSNENNEHNFSLATETKNILQKHGIRLNKNLGQNYLIDDYKRKKIINFANISKNDTILEIGPGIGTLTIELSKKAKKVVAIEQDKKIFEILFERIQEENISNIELINDDALNVEISTFSKSNKIVSNLPYQISSPITFKFLEFDFDLAILMYQKEFANRMIAKVGDKNYSRLSAMLHFKTSIEFLDNISPQSFIPQPKVNSSVVKLTPIRNESFFSNKTNENDYSLICRALFPHKNKKIRNALIDSRNILGYSDKKILRDLLDSSPELESFLVKRVVKTSPEEILELTNLIKPILWG; this is encoded by the coding sequence TTGAAATCTAATGAAAATAATGAGCATAATTTCTCTTTAGCCACTGAAACTAAAAATATACTTCAAAAGCATGGAATTCGCTTAAATAAAAATTTAGGGCAAAATTATTTAATTGATGATTATAAGAGGAAAAAGATAATTAATTTTGCTAATATTTCAAAAAATGACACTATATTAGAAATCGGTCCGGGGATTGGAACATTAACGATAGAACTATCTAAAAAAGCTAAAAAAGTAGTAGCTATTGAACAGGATAAGAAAATATTTGAAATTTTATTTGAAAGAATACAAGAGGAAAATATTAGTAATATAGAGTTAATAAATGACGATGCACTAAATGTTGAAATATCAACTTTTTCAAAATCTAATAAAATAGTTTCTAATTTGCCTTATCAAATATCTTCTCCAATAACTTTTAAATTTTTGGAATTTGATTTTGATTTAGCTATTTTAATGTATCAAAAAGAGTTTGCTAACCGTATGATAGCTAAAGTAGGTGATAAGAATTATTCAAGACTTTCTGCAATGTTGCATTTTAAAACAAGTATTGAGTTTTTAGATAATATATCTCCTCAGTCCTTTATTCCACAACCAAAAGTAAATTCATCTGTTGTTAAGCTAACTCCTATAAGAAATGAAAGTTTTTTTTCAAATAAGACTAATGAGAATGATTATTCATTGATATGTAGAGCACTTTTCCCTCATAAAAATAAGAAAATTAGAAATGCTTTAATTGATTCAAGAAATATTTTAGGCTATTCTGATAAAAAAATATTAAGGGATTTATTAGATTCTAGTCCTGAATTAGAATCATTTTTAGTTAAAAGAGTTGTAAAAACCTCTCCTGAAGAAATATTAGAATTAACTAATTTGATTAAACCTATATTATGGGGATAA